In a single window of the Pseudodesulfovibrio profundus genome:
- a CDS encoding monovalent cation/H+ antiporter subunit D family protein — MNGVTIESARILLPVVITLIAPLFVWLMRKDENKREAVSFIAAATTFMTVLSMAPAVLNGEVWYYHVTTIMPGITIAFAADGLSMVFGLIAPFLWFFVTSYNIGYMRGLNEHAQTRYYVCFAVAIFGAIGVALSANVFTLYLFYEIITVFTYPLVYHHEDEEARIGARKYIVYLMGTSKLFLLPAMVLTYVLVGNLDFHLADIVNGMFTPEVVAESPRLVALTYWLFIFGIGKAALMPFHNWLPSAMVAPTPVSALLHAVAVVKAGVFCVCRIILSAFGTKTAGMLTMSQLFVGAPGTWLGDLSIAHGTAYIAGFTLVVASFIALTKDDIKARLAYSTVAQLSYVVVGVTMLVDAAVQGGVMHIAHHAFSKITLFMGAGAIYVATHLKKISLMDGLGRRMPWTFGAFGIASLSMIGMPPVCGFVSKWYLVNGTLDSNQLPLLVMLLLSTALNAGYFVPILYRAFFKEPAPEANINQYNEASKTMVVPLCITATISVFLGLYPQTFLNFVNILGKF, encoded by the coding sequence ATGAATGGGGTTACCATAGAAAGTGCCCGGATTCTGCTGCCGGTGGTGATTACACTGATCGCACCGCTCTTTGTCTGGCTCATGAGAAAAGATGAGAACAAACGTGAGGCTGTCAGCTTCATTGCTGCTGCAACCACGTTTATGACTGTGTTGTCCATGGCTCCGGCCGTCCTGAACGGCGAAGTCTGGTATTACCATGTAACGACGATCATGCCCGGGATAACCATCGCGTTTGCCGCAGACGGTTTGTCCATGGTCTTCGGCCTGATCGCACCGTTCCTCTGGTTCTTCGTAACCAGCTACAACATCGGCTACATGCGCGGTCTCAATGAACACGCGCAGACCCGGTACTATGTCTGTTTCGCCGTTGCCATCTTCGGTGCCATCGGCGTTGCCCTCTCGGCCAACGTGTTTACCCTGTATCTCTTCTACGAGATCATCACGGTCTTCACGTATCCGCTTGTTTATCATCACGAAGATGAGGAAGCACGGATCGGCGCCCGCAAGTACATCGTTTACTTGATGGGTACCTCGAAGCTCTTCCTCCTGCCCGCGATGGTCCTGACCTACGTGCTGGTCGGTAACCTCGACTTCCACCTGGCGGACATCGTCAACGGCATGTTCACCCCGGAAGTGGTTGCGGAGAGCCCGCGACTTGTCGCGCTGACCTACTGGCTGTTCATCTTCGGTATCGGTAAAGCGGCGCTCATGCCGTTCCACAACTGGCTGCCTTCGGCAATGGTCGCACCGACTCCGGTTTCGGCTTTGCTGCACGCAGTGGCCGTTGTTAAGGCCGGTGTCTTCTGTGTCTGCCGCATCATCCTGTCCGCCTTCGGAACGAAGACCGCCGGGATGCTGACCATGAGTCAGCTCTTTGTCGGCGCACCGGGCACCTGGCTTGGTGATCTCTCCATCGCCCACGGAACCGCGTACATCGCCGGGTTCACCCTGGTGGTGGCATCATTCATCGCCCTGACCAAAGACGACATCAAGGCGCGGCTGGCTTACTCGACGGTAGCCCAGCTTTCCTATGTCGTGGTCGGTGTGACCATGCTGGTCGATGCGGCGGTGCAGGGCGGCGTGATGCATATCGCGCACCACGCCTTCTCCAAGATCACACTCTTTATGGGTGCCGGTGCCATCTATGTGGCCACGCACCTTAAAAAGATATCGCTCATGGACGGACTGGGACGGAGAATGCCTTGGACCTTCGGTGCGTTCGGTATCGCCTCTCTCTCGATGATAGGCATGCCCCCGGTCTGCGGGTTCGTGTCCAAATGGTATCTGGTCAATGGAACACTCGATTCCAACCAGTTGCCGCTGTTGGTTATGCTGCTGCTCAGTACGGCTCTGAATGCCGGTTACTTTGTGCCTATCCTATACCGCGCCTTCTTCAAGGAGCCGGCACCGGAGGCCAATATCAATCAGTATAACGAGGCTTCCAAGACCATGGTTGTGCCGCTGTGCATCACGGCGACCATCTCCGTGTTCCTGGGTCTGTATCCGCAGACGTTCCTGAACTTCGTCAACATTCTGGGCAAGTTCTAG
- the nuoH gene encoding NADH-quinone oxidoreductase subunit NuoH, whose protein sequence is MNAFIEHIVPLLIAAVGAMVWLGVNALVLVYCERKFAGHIQRRPGPYEVGPHGALQPLIDGLKLMSKQLLTPDNSDAILFWMAPILSMIPVLLLFMPIPYGPVLTGMEVNLGLLLILAFSSFNGLAVILAGWASNNKWGVLGAARAVAQTVAYEIPLLLTVLTVSFMTGTLNLSEITLMQGGHIGNWIIWKQPLAFLIFIIAMFGETNRAPFDLAEAESELTAGFHTEYSSMGFGLFFMAEYGYMVVMCSVCSVLFLGGFNGPFPGVEGWWWMLIKTYALLFVMIWARWTFPRVRFDQLLNINWKWLLPLATANLLATALLIKL, encoded by the coding sequence ATGAATGCATTTATTGAACACATCGTACCGCTGCTGATAGCCGCTGTCGGGGCCATGGTCTGGCTGGGAGTCAACGCATTGGTGCTGGTCTACTGTGAACGTAAGTTCGCCGGCCACATCCAGCGACGTCCCGGTCCATACGAGGTCGGTCCGCACGGCGCATTACAGCCGCTCATCGACGGCCTGAAACTCATGAGCAAACAGCTCCTGACACCGGACAACTCCGATGCAATCCTCTTTTGGATGGCACCGATTCTGTCCATGATTCCGGTGCTCCTGCTCTTCATGCCCATTCCCTACGGTCCGGTTCTGACCGGAATGGAAGTCAACCTCGGTCTGCTTCTGATCCTGGCTTTCTCCAGTTTCAATGGGCTGGCCGTCATTCTGGCTGGTTGGGCATCCAACAATAAATGGGGCGTTCTCGGCGCGGCTCGTGCCGTGGCCCAGACCGTTGCCTACGAAATCCCGCTGCTGCTCACCGTTCTCACGGTCTCCTTCATGACAGGTACACTGAACCTGTCGGAGATCACGCTGATGCAGGGTGGGCATATCGGTAACTGGATTATCTGGAAGCAGCCGCTGGCCTTCCTGATCTTCATCATCGCCATGTTCGGTGAAACGAACCGTGCTCCTTTCGACCTGGCCGAAGCCGAGTCGGAACTGACCGCCGGTTTCCACACGGAATACTCCTCCATGGGATTCGGCCTCTTCTTCATGGCTGAATACGGGTACATGGTCGTCATGTGCTCCGTCTGTTCGGTCCTGTTCCTGGGCGGATTCAACGGTCCCTTCCCCGGCGTGGAAGGGTGGTGGTGGATGCTGATCAAGACATATGCGCTGCTCTTCGTCATGATCTGGGCTCGCTGGACATTCCCCAGGGTACGCTTCGACCAGTTGCTGAATATCAACTGGAAGTGGCTCCTGCCGCTGGCTACCGCAAACCTGCTCGCCACGGCGCTGCTCATCAAGCTGTAG
- a CDS encoding 4Fe-4S binding protein: MSTFRKHVIQPILDCWSLLVGLKITGKYFCKPQVTVHYPRQVIDDENLSTYGGHVELIGKPKDPAMPKCISCMMCVTNCPSKCLKLVKQKAPKPTPEEEAAMKAAEEAGEKVVKPKAPKNPAKFTYDYTLCSLCGTCIDNCPVKSLKFSNNIYWVASSREEMNIDLIARLKEQATQVSASAPKAKAQKAEAEKEA, translated from the coding sequence ATGAGTACATTCAGAAAACACGTCATACAGCCCATATTGGACTGCTGGTCATTGCTGGTCGGTCTCAAGATCACCGGTAAGTACTTCTGCAAACCGCAGGTCACCGTCCACTACCCGCGTCAGGTCATCGATGATGAGAATCTGTCGACCTATGGCGGACACGTGGAACTTATCGGCAAGCCCAAGGATCCGGCCATGCCCAAATGCATCTCCTGCATGATGTGCGTGACCAACTGCCCGAGCAAGTGCCTCAAGCTGGTGAAGCAGAAAGCACCCAAACCTACGCCCGAAGAAGAAGCAGCCATGAAGGCTGCCGAAGAGGCGGGGGAAAAGGTCGTCAAGCCAAAGGCGCCGAAGAATCCGGCCAAGTTTACCTACGATTACACCCTGTGCAGCCTGTGCGGTACCTGTATCGACAACTGTCCGGTGAAATCGCTGAAGTTCTCCAACAACATCTACTGGGTCGCCTCGAGCAGAGAAGAGATGAACATCGACCTCATCGCTCGCCTGAAAGAGCAGGCAACACAAGTGTCTGCATCGGCACCCAAGGCCAAGGCCCAGAAAGCCGAGGCGGAGAAGGAGGCGTAA
- the nuoK gene encoding NADH-quinone oxidoreductase subunit NuoK produces MSALTLYQIVALILLCAGLFGLTQRRSLIGMLICVELMLNGAGLSMVAAAQLTDFSAALGQLGTLFVMGLAAAEATLVLAIVIVVARRFGSARTSDITTLKD; encoded by the coding sequence ATGAGCGCCCTTACCTTATATCAAATTGTAGCGCTGATTCTGCTGTGTGCCGGGCTTTTTGGCCTCACGCAGAGAAGAAGCCTAATCGGTATGCTGATCTGCGTGGAGCTGATGCTCAACGGAGCCGGTCTGTCCATGGTGGCAGCGGCCCAGCTCACGGATTTCAGTGCGGCCCTCGGTCAGCTCGGCACCCTGTTCGTCATGGGACTTGCCGCGGCTGAAGCGACTCTTGTGCTGGCTATCGTCATTGTCGTTGCCAGACGGTTCGGTTCCGCGAGAACCAGTGACATCACTACCTTGAAGGATTAG
- a CDS encoding NADH-quinone oxidoreductase subunit J family protein: MEVMAKVAFSVYTLIILGGSIVAVSSSSLVRALVGLITTLIGVAGMYMLLATPFMAFMQLLIYVGAVSVLIFFAVMLTRAEKGGDESGAAPMKTYVFGLAATIAPAAVLGWLVMTRPVESIAVPAEVTIKQLGLELMGSYFLPFELISVILMVAMSGAVLLTWEKRGKR; this comes from the coding sequence ATGGAAGTAATGGCTAAAGTCGCATTCAGCGTCTACACGCTCATCATTCTGGGCGGATCCATCGTAGCTGTCTCCAGCTCCAGTTTGGTCCGCGCTCTGGTGGGCCTTATCACGACGCTCATCGGTGTGGCCGGCATGTACATGCTGCTGGCAACCCCGTTCATGGCTTTCATGCAACTGCTCATCTACGTGGGTGCCGTTTCGGTTCTCATCTTCTTCGCGGTCATGCTGACCCGTGCGGAGAAGGGCGGGGATGAATCCGGTGCCGCCCCCATGAAGACCTATGTGTTCGGATTGGCGGCCACTATCGCGCCCGCTGCGGTCCTGGGCTGGCTGGTCATGACACGGCCGGTGGAATCCATCGCGGTTCCTGCCGAGGTCACGATCAAGCAACTGGGGCTTGAGCTTATGGGCTCCTACTTTCTGCCCTTTGAGTTGATATCGGTCATCCTCATGGTCGCCATGTCCGGCGCCGTGCTGCTGACCTGGGAAAAGAGGGGGAAGAGATAG